The Engraulis encrasicolus isolate BLACKSEA-1 chromosome 4, IST_EnEncr_1.0, whole genome shotgun sequence genome includes a window with the following:
- the slc38a8a gene encoding putative sodium-coupled neutral amino acid transporter 8a encodes MEELARESISLLGRSSLHSGGPRLGSCGAIFIMLKSALGAGLLNFPWAFVKAGGIHSAVMVELVSLVFLVSGLVILGYSSSISGQTTYQAVVRGVCGESIGKLCEVCYIFNLFMISIAFLVVVADQLQKLCVSIYELIIGVPEAEMPYHWYTDPRFTLSILCLVLIFPLSIPKEISIQKYTSVLGTFAATYLTAAMIIKYHTMPVREAPVTPLYSTGLSSWASVFSVIPTICFGFQCHESCIAIYSSMENKKLSHWVFISVVSMIFCLVIYSLTGVYGYLTFGPGVAPDVLMSYTGGDVLMIVARLLFGVSIITIYPIVVLLGRSVIQDPLLKSKSKGSVVTESYETRMRLLLTLGWIGVTLLPAVFVPDISKVISLIGGISAFFIFIFPGLCLIFAVNSEPISNRLRILLTAWGVITLLCGAFIFGQSTSIAIMQALNKL; translated from the exons ATGGAAGAGTTGGCGAGGGAGTCCATCAGCCTGCTCGGCAGAAGCTCTCTGCACTCGGGTGGCCCCAGACTCGGCTCCTGCGGTGCCATCTTCATCATGCTCAAATCAGCGCTTGGAGCGGGACTTCTGAACTTCCCCTGGGCTTTTGTAAAAGCTGGCGGAATTCACTCGGCTGTCATGGTGGAATTG GTCAGCCTGGTATTCCTGGTCAGTGGGCTGGTGATCCTGGGGTACTCCAGCTCCATCAGTGGCCAGACCACGTACCAGGCGGTGgtgcggggtgtgtgtggggagtcCATTGGGAAGCTGTGCGAGGTCTGCTACATCTTCAACCTCTTCATGATCTCCATCGCCTTCCTTGTCGTCGTGGCCGATCAGCTGCAAAAAC tgtgtgtgtctatctacgAGCTGATCATTGGTGTGCCGGAGGCTGAGATGCCGTATCACTGGTACACGGATCCCCGCTTCACCCTCTCCATCCTCTGCCTCGTCCTcatcttccccctctccatccctaaGGAGATCAGCATCCAGAAGTACACCAG tgttttgGGGACTTTTGCTGCTACCTATTTAACAGCTGCAATGATCATCAAGTACCACACAATGCCTGTACGAGAGGCACCTGTAACCCCTCTGTACAGCACTGG ATTGAGTTCCTGGGCTTCAGTGTTCAGCGTCATCCCAACTATCTGCTTTGGCTTTCAG TGCCACGAGTCCTGCATCGCCATCTACAGCAGCATGGAGAATAAGAAGCTCTCCCACTGGGTCTTCATCTCCGTCGTCTCCATGATCTTCTGCCTCGTCATCTACTCCCTCACGG gtgtGTATGGGTACCTGACGTTTGGGCCGGGCGTGGCCCCTGACGTGCTGATGTCCTATACGGGTGGTGATGTCCTGATGATCGTGGCCCGCCTGCTCTTCGGCGTCTCCATCATCACCATCTACCCCATAGTGGTCCTGCTGGGAAG gTCTGTGATCCAGGACCCGCTGCTGAAGTCCAAGAGCAAGGGTTCTGTGGTGACCGAGTCGTACGAGACCCGTATGCGTCTGCTGCTGACCTTGGGCTGGATAGGGGTGACTCTGCTGCCCGCAGTGTTTGTCCCCGACATCAGCAAGGTCATCAGTCTCATCGGAGGCATCAGCGCATTCTTCATATTCATATTCCCAG GGCTGTGCCTCATATTTGCTGTCAACTCTGAGCCCATTTCTAATCGATTGAG gATTCTCTTGACTGCATGGGGTGTCATCACTCTTCTCTGTGGTGCCTTCATCTTCGGTCAGAGCACGTCCATTGCCATCATGCAAGCCCTGAACAAACTTTGA